The genomic region AACTTCCGCTCTTCTCCTTTGATGTCTTCCCCTTCCAACGCAAGTTCGGCTGGCGGGCCGCCTTGACTTCGTCAAGCCGCGAGACCTTGGTCTTGTGCGGAGCGGACCGGACCAGCTCCGGGTCACGCTCGGCCTCCTCGGCGATCCGCTTCATGGCGGCGATAAACCGATCCAGCGTCTCCTTACTCTCGGTCTCGGTCGGTTCGATCATCATGGCGCCTCTGACAATGAGGGGGAAGTAGATGGTTGGGGGATGAAAGCCGTAATCCATCAATCGCTTGGCGATGTCCAGGGTCTGGACGCCGTACCGAAGCTGACGCGCATCGGAGAAGACGCACTCGTGTTTGCAGAATTTGTCGTACGGCAGATGGTAGTGGTCCTTCAACTGATTCATGATGTAATTGGCATTGATCACGGCCACCTCGGCCACGCGGCGCAGCCCCGATGGACCCAGCGACCGGATGTAGGCGTAGGCCCGAACCAGCGCCGCGGAGTTGCCATAGAAGGCGCGCACCTTACCGACACTTGACGGCAGGTCGTTATTCAGGACGAATCGCTTCCCCTTCTTCTCGATAACCGGGACCGGCATAAATGGCGTCAGATGCGCCTTGAGACCCACCGGACCCGCGCCCGGACCGCCGCCCCCGTGCGGAACCGCAAACGTCTTATGCAGGTTAAAGTGTAGGACGTCAATCCCGGTGTCGCCCGGTCTCGAGATCCCGATGATGGCATTCAGGTTGGCGCCATCACAATAAACCTGCCCGCCCTTGGCGTGAACAATCTTGGCGATCTCGGCGATCTGATCCTCGAATAGCCCAAGGGTATTAGGGTTCGTGACCATGATGGCGGCCACGTCCTCGTCCATCGCGTCGGACACGGCCTTAGGATCCAGGCGGCCGTTCGAGCCGGACTTGATCTGTCGCACCTCGTAGCCACAGATGGCGGAACTCGCGGGATTGGTGCCATGGGCGGAGTCAGGGACCAGGACCCGTTTCCGCGGGCTCCCCTTCGATTCCAGGTACGCTCGGATCAGCATCATGCCCAGGATCTCGCCCTGGGCGCCGGCGGCCGGCTGGAGTGACACCCGGTCCATCCCGCTCACCTCTGCCAGGAACTGTTCCAGCTCATACATCAGCTCCAGGGCGCCCTGGATCAGGCCCTCCGGCTGGTACGGGTGTACGCAGGAGAAGCCTGGCAGCCGCCACACCTCCTCATTGATCTTCGGGTTGTACTTCATCGTGCAAGAGCCCAAGGGGTAGAAGCCCGTATCGACTCCGTAATTCCATTGCGATAGCCGCGTGAAATGCCGAACCACCTCGACTTCAGACAGTTCGGGGAAATCGGGAATGTCGTGCCGGAGAAGCTTCCTGGGCAGCAATCGCTCCGGCTTCAGCTCCGGGACGTCGCACTCGGGGAGCGTACATCCTCGCCGCCCTTGCGACCCTTGATCAAACAGGAGCGGCTCATGCATCATGAGCCCCCGGACGCCGATCCCTTCGCCCTCTTCCTCGCATTTGACGCTTTGCCCACAGGAAATCCCCCCATCCCCCCGCACCTCATCCTTCATCGCCCACCCCCCATTGCCTTGCAGAGCGCGTCGATCTCCTCGCGGCTGTTTTGCTCCGTCACACAGAGAAGTAGGCAATCCGAAAGCTCCGGGTAGAACCGGCCCAGTTCCACACCGCCGATGATTCCCTTGGCCAGTAGCGTGCGGTTCACCTGGGACGGGGTCCGCCTTTTCACCCGCACTACAAACTCATTGAAGGTGGGACCTGCAAACGGAAGCTCGTAGCCGCGGAGCTTAGAGATCGCTTCTTTGGCATAGGCCGTCTTGCGGAGGTTCAGCAGGGCCAGCTCCCTAAGCCCGGCTCGCCCCAATAGCGACAGGTGAACCGTCGCGGCCAAGGCACAGAGTCCTTCATTCGTACAGATGTTGGACGTAGCCTTCTCCCGCCTGATGTGTTGCTCTCGGGTGCAGAGCGTCAGCACGTAGCCTACCCTCCCGACCTTATCCTCGGTCTGTCCGACCAGGCGACCT from Candidatus Methylomirabilota bacterium harbors:
- the gcvPB gene encoding aminomethyl-transferring glycine dehydrogenase subunit GcvPB, which encodes MMHEPLLFDQGSQGRRGCTLPECDVPELKPERLLPRKLLRHDIPDFPELSEVEVVRHFTRLSQWNYGVDTGFYPLGSCTMKYNPKINEEVWRLPGFSCVHPYQPEGLIQGALELMYELEQFLAEVSGMDRVSLQPAAGAQGEILGMMLIRAYLESKGSPRKRVLVPDSAHGTNPASSAICGYEVRQIKSGSNGRLDPKAVSDAMDEDVAAIMVTNPNTLGLFEDQIAEIAKIVHAKGGQVYCDGANLNAIIGISRPGDTGIDVLHFNLHKTFAVPHGGGGPGAGPVGLKAHLTPFMPVPVIEKKGKRFVLNNDLPSSVGKVRAFYGNSAALVRAYAYIRSLGPSGLRRVAEVAVINANYIMNQLKDHYHLPYDKFCKHECVFSDARQLRYGVQTLDIAKRLMDYGFHPPTIYFPLIVRGAMMIEPTETESKETLDRFIAAMKRIAEEAERDPELVRSAPHKTKVSRLDEVKAARQPNLRWKGKTSKEKSGS